Proteins from one Halovivax limisalsi genomic window:
- a CDS encoding NYN domain-containing protein yields the protein MRNPLRGLFGRDAADGVGLFVDGPNVFRDEFDVDLDDVRDIGADIGRIATARLYVDEHAPPGFVRAGEARGFEVVVTSGDVDVKLAVDATAFVADGRLSTLAVVSRDTDFKPVLEHANARGVETVAIAPGEYGRSDALANAANRATTLDPDS from the coding sequence ATGCGAAACCCACTCCGGGGGCTCTTCGGTCGCGACGCGGCGGACGGGGTTGGCCTCTTCGTGGACGGCCCGAACGTCTTTCGCGACGAGTTCGACGTGGACCTGGACGACGTCCGCGACATCGGCGCCGATATCGGTCGGATCGCGACGGCCCGCCTCTATGTCGACGAGCACGCGCCGCCGGGATTCGTTCGGGCCGGGGAAGCCCGCGGCTTCGAGGTCGTCGTCACGAGCGGCGACGTGGACGTCAAACTCGCCGTCGACGCGACGGCGTTCGTCGCGGACGGACGACTCTCCACGCTGGCCGTCGTCTCGCGGGACACCGACTTCAAACCCGTCCTCGAGCACGCGAACGCCAGGGGCGTGGAGACGGTCGCGATCGCGCCCGGGGAGTACGGCCGATCCGACGCGCTCGCGAACGCCGCCAACCGCGCGACGACGCTCGACCCCGACTCGTAG
- a CDS encoding S8 family serine peptidase: protein MSGEHNRSMNRRTILKAAGGAGAALGLGGIVSATPGREPGPKEDEILVGVADDTALASVRSTVTTAVPDDASIVHENETLEYVAVRLADDEPRAMESTIERLERQPGVEYAEPNVTRYPLERPNDPGFDQQYAPQQVRADQAWNTEVGSMDVTIAVIDQGVQYDHDDLADRFQGGNGYDFVDRDGDPYPAGASENHGTHVSGCAAATTGNGAGTAGISNCRLISGRALGNGGGSMGDIADAIQWAADQGADIINMSLGGAGPSQTGRRAINYAFQNGALPIAAAGNDGGSVSYPAAYQNCVAVSAIDENENLASFSNRGPEINVAAPGVDVLAPVPFGEYETMSGTSMACPVASGVAALGKSANPNLSPQQLWNLLEQTAVDIGLPPRYQGAGRVDALNIVGGDGGGGDPGDCGEERETASADGELSGGWWGDSDTYSYSLRTSNPCEATVSISGPSNADFDLYLTLDGREPTTSDYDEASRNQGSQESITVDLTGNEELGLLVDAYSGSGSYTIQLEELGK from the coding sequence ATGTCTGGTGAACATAACCGATCGATGAATCGGCGTACGATCCTGAAAGCAGCCGGTGGAGCCGGTGCCGCCCTCGGATTGGGTGGCATCGTCAGCGCGACACCGGGTCGCGAACCCGGTCCGAAAGAAGACGAGATCCTCGTCGGCGTGGCGGACGATACCGCCCTCGCGAGCGTTCGATCGACCGTTACGACGGCCGTGCCGGACGACGCGTCGATCGTTCACGAGAACGAGACGCTCGAATACGTGGCCGTTCGGCTCGCCGACGACGAACCGCGCGCGATGGAGTCGACGATCGAACGACTCGAACGCCAGCCGGGAGTCGAGTACGCGGAACCCAACGTGACGAGATACCCGCTGGAGCGGCCGAACGATCCCGGTTTCGATCAGCAGTACGCGCCCCAGCAGGTGCGGGCCGACCAGGCCTGGAATACCGAGGTCGGCTCGATGGACGTCACGATCGCCGTCATCGATCAGGGCGTCCAGTACGACCACGACGATCTCGCGGATCGCTTCCAGGGCGGCAACGGCTACGACTTCGTCGACAGGGATGGTGATCCCTATCCCGCCGGCGCAAGCGAAAATCACGGAACGCACGTCAGCGGCTGTGCGGCGGCGACGACGGGGAACGGAGCCGGCACCGCGGGTATCTCGAACTGTCGGCTCATCTCCGGTCGCGCGCTCGGAAACGGCGGCGGATCGATGGGCGACATCGCCGACGCGATCCAATGGGCAGCCGATCAGGGGGCCGACATCATCAACATGTCCCTCGGTGGCGCAGGCCCCAGCCAGACGGGCCGCCGGGCGATCAATTACGCGTTCCAGAACGGCGCGCTCCCGATCGCGGCGGCGGGCAACGACGGCGGTTCGGTCTCGTACCCGGCGGCGTACCAGAACTGCGTGGCGGTCTCGGCGATCGACGAGAACGAGAACCTCGCGAGCTTCTCGAACCGCGGCCCGGAGATCAACGTCGCCGCGCCGGGCGTCGACGTCCTCGCCCCCGTTCCCTTCGGCGAGTACGAGACCATGTCGGGCACATCGATGGCGTGTCCGGTCGCCTCCGGTGTCGCAGCTCTCGGCAAATCCGCCAATCCCAACCTCTCGCCCCAGCAACTCTGGAACCTGCTGGAACAGACGGCCGTCGACATCGGCCTCCCCCCGCGATACCAGGGCGCCGGTCGCGTCGACGCGCTGAACATCGTCGGCGGCGACGGCGGTGGCGGCGATCCGGGCGACTGCGGCGAGGAGCGCGAGACCGCCTCGGCCGACGGTGAACTGAGCGGCGGCTGGTGGGGCGACAGCGACACGTACTCGTACTCGCTTCGCACGTCGAACCCGTGCGAAGCGACCGTCTCGATCTCCGGACCGTCCAACGCGGACTTCGACCTCTACCTCACCCTGGACGGGAGAGAGCCGACGACGTCCGATTACGACGAAGCGTCCCGGAACCAGGGCAGTCAGGAGTCGATCACCGTCGACCTCACCGGCAACGAGGAACTGGGACTGCTCGTCGACGCATACAGCGGCAGCGGGTCCTACACTATCCAGTTGGAGGAACTCGGCAAGTAA
- a CDS encoding TatD family hydrolase: protein MTDDAPVLDNHLHLDPEAGRGIDAVRAFARSGGTHLLVVNKPSWHLGPLPEGPDHFDSVFERTIEIVEAASAELPGRAWAVLGVHPTLISRLTDAGLDPETAGERIRTGLERAASFVADGRALALKSGRPHYDVSPAVWEESNACIRRALDLASDVDCALQLHTEATEDLTDVSRWAVEAGLEPHRVVKHYAGGRLEGVTPSVMSDRDRLERAAERGDPFLMETDFVDDPDRPGAVLGPKTVPRRVSWLGENGRDAAIELAHVETPARVYGIDTVETLESGHET, encoded by the coding sequence ATGACCGACGACGCGCCAGTGCTCGACAACCACCTCCATCTGGATCCGGAGGCGGGGCGCGGAATCGATGCCGTTCGAGCGTTCGCGCGCTCCGGGGGCACGCACCTTCTGGTCGTCAACAAACCGTCCTGGCACCTCGGACCGCTCCCGGAGGGGCCCGACCACTTCGATTCGGTCTTCGAGCGGACGATCGAGATCGTCGAGGCGGCGTCGGCCGAACTCCCCGGCCGGGCCTGGGCCGTCCTGGGCGTCCATCCCACGCTGATTTCGCGATTGACGGACGCGGGACTGGATCCGGAGACGGCCGGGGAACGCATTCGAACGGGCCTGGAGCGGGCGGCGTCGTTCGTCGCCGACGGCCGGGCGCTCGCGCTCAAGTCCGGGCGCCCCCACTACGACGTCTCGCCAGCGGTGTGGGAGGAATCGAACGCGTGCATTCGACGCGCGCTCGACCTGGCGAGCGACGTCGACTGTGCACTCCAGTTACACACGGAGGCCACCGAGGATCTGACCGACGTGTCGAGGTGGGCGGTCGAAGCGGGTCTCGAGCCCCACCGCGTCGTCAAGCACTACGCCGGCGGTCGACTCGAGGGCGTCACGCCGAGCGTGATGAGCGATCGTGATCGACTCGAACGAGCGGCCGAGCGCGGCGACCCATTTCTCATGGAAACCGACTTCGTCGACGATCCCGACCGGCCGGGCGCCGTTCTCGGCCCGAAGACGGTGCCGCGGCGGGTGTCGTGGCTGGGCGAGAACGGACGCGACGCGGCGATCGAACTCGCCCACGTCGAGACGCCGGCGCGCGTATACGGGATAGACACAGTGGAGACGCTCGAATCCGGGCATGAGACGTGA
- a CDS encoding GNAT family N-acetyltransferase produces the protein MTVDLRPYDPTTDRSALWRLKRSFELELGGETGDDAKEDRYATKLDDGYRERYLAWVDRCVDDEPGAITLAEADGTPVGYVFVLPDRLAMIWDAAVLNEIYVEPTHRGTGVADELIERAVDVVSDQSLPLSRLVLDVDPDNERASDFYRRHGFETWGELVSLDL, from the coding sequence ATGACCGTCGACCTACGACCGTACGACCCGACGACGGACCGAAGCGCGCTGTGGCGGCTCAAGCGCTCGTTCGAGCTCGAACTGGGCGGGGAGACGGGCGACGACGCGAAGGAGGATCGGTACGCAACCAAACTCGACGACGGCTATCGCGAGCGCTACCTGGCGTGGGTCGACCGGTGCGTCGACGACGAACCCGGGGCGATTACGCTCGCCGAGGCCGACGGGACGCCCGTCGGATACGTCTTCGTCCTCCCCGATCGGCTCGCGATGATCTGGGACGCGGCGGTCCTGAACGAAATCTACGTCGAGCCGACCCACCGGGGAACCGGCGTCGCGGACGAATTGATCGAACGAGCGGTCGACGTCGTTTCGGACCAATCGCTCCCGCTCTCTCGACTCGTTCTCGACGTCGATCCGGACAACGAGCGGGCGTCCGATTTCTACCGCCGACACGGCTTCGAGACGTGGGGCGAACTGGTCTCGCTCGACCTCTGA
- a CDS encoding metal-dependent hydrolase produces MPSTLIHVGLAGLLGVALLGDRFSARAILVVLAAAAVIDLDTIVGMYWQGTHRAAFHNLFVVAVPALVLVWDGSLRERSAVRERWGSTGVRVGWVALVCVLFAHLLLDAFFNGINLFWPLQDQFYDLSGELYYSNQDGLVQTFVEFTTEEGTSQLSESTATGTTSDTHYYTGFDPGPGAQPDTERIYHLASSGELLITGLVGYLAVGYRILDERATAN; encoded by the coding sequence ATGCCCTCGACGCTAATTCACGTGGGCCTGGCGGGGCTCCTCGGCGTCGCCCTCCTCGGTGATCGGTTCAGCGCGCGCGCCATCCTGGTGGTGCTGGCAGCGGCTGCGGTCATCGACCTCGACACGATCGTCGGGATGTACTGGCAGGGGACTCATCGAGCGGCGTTTCACAACCTGTTCGTCGTCGCGGTCCCCGCCCTCGTGCTCGTCTGGGACGGGTCGCTACGCGAGCGCTCGGCCGTCCGCGAGCGGTGGGGATCGACCGGAGTCCGCGTCGGCTGGGTGGCGCTCGTCTGCGTGCTCTTCGCCCACCTGCTGCTCGACGCGTTCTTCAACGGCATCAACCTCTTCTGGCCGCTGCAGGATCAGTTCTACGACCTCTCCGGCGAGCTCTACTACTCCAACCAGGACGGACTGGTCCAGACGTTCGTCGAGTTCACGACGGAGGAAGGGACGAGCCAGCTCTCGGAATCGACCGCGACGGGGACGACGAGCGATACCCACTACTACACCGGGTTCGACCCCGGTCCCGGCGCCCAGCCGGACACCGAACGGATCTACCACCTCGCCTCCTCCGGCGAGCTGCTGATCACCGGCCTGGTCGGCTACCTCGCCGTCGGCTATCGAATCCTGGACGAGCGCGCGACGGCGAACTGA
- the hmgB gene encoding hydroxymethylglutaryl-CoA synthase produces the protein MTSVGIDAFEIWTGNLVLDLPNTFAPAQGEDPEKYTKGLGLNASSFPDSYEDIVTMGANAAHRLMERKGLTPEDIGRIDVATESSFDKSKPISTYVAGCLEQVYEGDFHHANKGERKFACIAGTQCLDDAYNWIRAGRSRGRAALVIATDTALYERDDPGEATQGAGAVAMLIDEDPNLVELSAEQGYGSADETDFLKPQQQFPSVDGKRSMQVYLARMREALEDYESVAGASHPDDFAYVPFHTPFPGMVRKAAVLAYRHTIRDTPIEADLAEEIGRQPRREDFDDKAGYDEAIRGYVDDLKATERYQTWYETTIEPTLTISREVGNWYTGSVHLARASALIHAAETDRDLAGSALGVGSYGSGAQAEVHAELVADGWHEEIEAVSDHLDDQLAERYDLTFTEYEAVHDAHNHDKDVETAELTTPSREFVFDGWGRMGERKYRYVE, from the coding sequence ATGACCAGTGTCGGTATCGACGCGTTCGAAATCTGGACGGGGAATCTGGTACTCGACCTCCCCAACACGTTCGCTCCGGCCCAGGGCGAGGATCCGGAGAAGTACACCAAGGGACTCGGGCTCAACGCGAGTTCGTTCCCCGACAGCTACGAGGACATCGTCACGATGGGAGCCAACGCCGCCCACCGGCTGATGGAACGCAAGGGGCTCACGCCCGAGGACATCGGTCGGATCGACGTCGCGACCGAGAGTTCCTTCGACAAGTCCAAACCGATCTCGACGTACGTGGCCGGCTGTCTCGAGCAGGTCTACGAGGGCGACTTCCACCACGCGAACAAGGGCGAGCGCAAGTTCGCCTGCATCGCCGGCACGCAGTGTCTGGACGACGCCTACAACTGGATCCGGGCGGGGCGCAGCCGCGGGCGCGCCGCGCTCGTGATCGCGACCGACACCGCCCTCTACGAGCGCGACGACCCCGGCGAGGCGACCCAGGGCGCGGGCGCCGTCGCGATGCTGATCGACGAGGATCCGAATCTCGTCGAACTGAGCGCGGAGCAGGGCTACGGCAGCGCCGACGAGACCGACTTCCTGAAGCCCCAGCAGCAGTTCCCGAGCGTCGACGGCAAGCGCTCGATGCAGGTCTACCTCGCTCGCATGCGCGAAGCGCTCGAGGACTACGAGTCCGTCGCGGGTGCCAGCCACCCGGACGACTTCGCGTACGTCCCGTTCCACACGCCCTTCCCCGGCATGGTCCGCAAGGCGGCCGTGCTCGCGTACCGACACACCATCCGGGACACGCCGATCGAAGCGGACCTGGCCGAGGAGATCGGCCGCCAGCCTCGACGTGAAGACTTCGACGACAAGGCGGGTTACGACGAGGCGATTCGCGGCTACGTCGACGACCTGAAAGCGACCGAGCGCTACCAGACCTGGTACGAGACGACCATCGAGCCGACGCTGACGATCTCGCGCGAGGTCGGCAACTGGTACACCGGCTCCGTTCACCTCGCCCGCGCGAGCGCGCTCATCCACGCCGCCGAGACCGATCGCGACCTCGCCGGCTCGGCCCTCGGCGTCGGCTCCTACGGGAGCGGCGCCCAGGCCGAGGTCCACGCCGAGCTCGTCGCCGACGGCTGGCACGAAGAGATCGAGGCGGTGTCGGACCACCTCGACGACCAGCTCGCGGAACGCTACGACCTCACCTTCACGGAGTACGAGGCGGTCCACGACGCCCACAACCACGACAAGGACGTCGAAACGGCCGAACTCACCACCCCGAGCCGGGAGTTCGTCTTCGACGGCTGGGGGCGAATGGGCGAACGCAAGTATCGCTACGTCGAGTAG
- the gcvT gene encoding glycine cleavage system aminomethyltransferase GcvT, which produces MSLQTPPLYAAHDERGASFTEFGGWEMPVEFDSIRTEHEAVREDAGIFDVSHMGQIEVAGPDARTLMDRLTTNDVSRLEPGDSQYAAITDADGVMLDDTVVYRRPDRDDERVYLFVPNAGADETMDARWRDHRDEWDLDATVENLTREYGMIAVQGPNAPGLVADAVADSETVAELDRFTATDATVDGVTCWTARTGYTGEDGFELIFPAADAETVWDAFADDAQPCGLGSRDTLRLEAGLLLSGQDFDAESNPRTPYEAGIGFTVSLDTEFVGRDALATQKEAGVEERLIGFSLEERGVARHGHAVEDDGTVIGTVTSGTMSPTLDRAIGLAYVPVGYADPDTEIQVSVRGRTKRAKVERIPFIDTV; this is translated from the coding sequence ATGTCGTTACAGACGCCGCCGCTGTACGCGGCCCACGACGAGCGGGGTGCCAGCTTCACCGAGTTCGGAGGCTGGGAGATGCCGGTCGAGTTCGACTCCATCCGGACCGAACACGAGGCCGTCAGGGAGGACGCGGGGATCTTCGACGTCTCGCACATGGGCCAGATCGAAGTCGCTGGACCCGACGCCCGGACGCTGATGGATCGGCTGACGACGAACGACGTCTCCCGCCTCGAACCGGGTGACTCCCAGTACGCCGCCATCACCGACGCGGACGGCGTGATGCTCGACGACACCGTCGTCTACCGGCGGCCGGACCGCGACGACGAGCGCGTCTACCTGTTCGTCCCGAACGCGGGCGCGGACGAGACGATGGACGCGCGCTGGCGTGACCACCGCGACGAGTGGGACCTCGACGCGACGGTCGAGAACCTGACTCGCGAGTACGGCATGATCGCCGTCCAGGGACCGAACGCGCCGGGGCTCGTCGCCGACGCGGTGGCCGACTCAGAGACGGTGGCGGAGCTGGACCGCTTTACCGCGACTGACGCGACGGTCGACGGCGTCACCTGCTGGACTGCGCGGACCGGCTACACCGGCGAGGACGGCTTCGAACTCATCTTCCCCGCGGCCGATGCCGAAACGGTGTGGGACGCCTTCGCGGACGACGCCCAGCCCTGCGGACTCGGGTCGCGGGACACGCTGCGCCTCGAAGCGGGTCTGTTGCTCTCGGGCCAGGACTTCGACGCCGAGTCGAACCCGCGAACGCCCTACGAGGCCGGCATCGGCTTCACCGTCTCGCTCGACACCGAGTTCGTCGGGCGGGACGCGCTCGCGACCCAGAAGGAGGCGGGCGTGGAGGAGCGACTGATCGGCTTCTCGCTCGAAGAGCGCGGCGTCGCCCGCCACGGCCACGCCGTCGAGGACGACGGGACCGTCATCGGCACCGTCACCAGCGGGACGATGAGTCCGACGCTCGACCGGGCGATCGGCCTCGCGTACGTGCCCGTCGGCTACGCGGACCCGGACACCGAGATTCAGGTCTCGGTCCGCGGTCGAACGAAAAGAGCAAAGGTCGAACGCATCCCCTTCATCGATACGGTATAA
- a CDS encoding helix-turn-helix domain-containing protein: protein MPNRGTRDALAEKIAGEITLSDDPGATLRKWRTDFDVSQTTLASELEVSSSVISDYESGRRESPGIGVVRRLVTGLLAIDERRGGERIRQYGRVLSAGFESDVVYDLREYPTARSLSSVYRQIGAEEIAAGEADRITGHTVIDSIRAITRLSSEEFIRLYGQSTSRVLVFTGVTRGESPLVALRVVSPTPNAVVLHGIDREDLWEHAADLARIDGYSLAVTTTPIDAMLDDLASIE from the coding sequence ATGCCGAACCGCGGGACGCGAGACGCGCTCGCCGAGAAGATCGCCGGGGAGATCACCCTCAGCGACGACCCCGGCGCGACGCTGCGCAAGTGGCGGACCGACTTCGACGTCTCCCAGACGACCCTGGCGTCGGAACTCGAGGTGTCCTCGTCGGTCATCTCGGATTACGAGAGCGGGCGGCGCGAGAGCCCGGGAATCGGCGTCGTGCGTCGACTCGTCACCGGGCTCCTCGCGATCGACGAGCGACGCGGCGGCGAGCGCATCAGGCAGTACGGGCGCGTCCTCTCGGCGGGCTTCGAGAGCGACGTCGTCTACGACCTCCGCGAGTATCCGACCGCACGGTCGCTCTCTTCCGTCTACCGACAGATCGGCGCCGAGGAAATCGCCGCGGGCGAGGCGGATCGGATCACCGGCCACACCGTCATCGACAGCATCCGGGCGATCACGCGGCTCTCGAGCGAGGAATTCATTCGACTCTACGGGCAGTCGACCAGCCGCGTCCTCGTCTTCACGGGCGTCACCCGCGGTGAGTCGCCCCTCGTCGCACTCCGCGTCGTGTCGCCGACCCCGAACGCTGTCGTCTTACACGGAATCGACCGGGAAGATCTCTGGGAGCACGCGGCCGACCTCGCGCGGATCGACGGCTACTCGCTCGCGGTGACGACGACGCCCATCGATGCGATGCTCGACGACCTGGCGTCGATCGAGTGA
- the gcvH gene encoding glycine cleavage system protein GcvH encodes MSFDVPADRRYLESHEWAAESDGTARIGISDFAQDELGDVVFVELPEAGDTIEADETFGVVESIKAVSDLYAPVSGEVVAVNEALFDAPELVNEDPYGEGWMLEVDLDDESELDALLTAEAYEDQIA; translated from the coding sequence ATGAGTTTCGACGTTCCAGCGGATCGACGGTACCTCGAATCGCACGAGTGGGCGGCCGAATCCGACGGCACGGCCAGGATCGGCATCTCCGACTTCGCCCAGGACGAACTCGGCGACGTCGTCTTCGTCGAACTCCCGGAGGCGGGCGACACGATCGAGGCCGACGAGACCTTCGGCGTCGTCGAATCGATCAAGGCCGTCTCGGACCTCTACGCACCAGTCAGCGGCGAGGTCGTCGCCGTCAACGAGGCGCTCTTCGACGCGCCGGAGCTGGTCAACGAGGATCCGTACGGGGAGGGGTGGATGCTGGAGGTCGACCTCGACGACGAGTCCGAACTGGACGCCCTCCTCACGGCGGAGGCGTACGAGGACCAGATCGCATGA
- a CDS encoding AI-2E family transporter: MSGRSGRTTWPPDRVGLTVLAVGAALLAAWLILPYLQYVLFGVVLAYALAPAQRRLERYLGPTMAAVSLVIATLVVVLVPLVVVLSIAIRQSFGVVRAIRDGSIDVEAIEGELANIGLSVDLMTLYESNQGRIATALEGIGNAALGVVGGAPGFFIGATIALFVLFGLLRDGGRLLAWLTWVIPADDEDLGSLWAGLDELMWASIVGNVAVAAIQAVLLGVGLAVAGVPSVIFLTVATFVLTLLPLVGAFAVWVPVSAYLLAVGRPVAAVGIAVFGLFVTLSDTYIRPALIGRTEAYNAVTVTVGIFGGLVAFGPVGLFLGPVVLGGAKLALDAFAEERTGASGPETRGVEEIISNRQDATGDEIEDHGSSE, from the coding sequence ATGTCCGGACGCTCCGGCCGAACGACCTGGCCACCGGATCGGGTCGGCCTGACGGTGCTCGCCGTGGGTGCGGCGCTCCTCGCCGCCTGGCTCATCCTCCCGTACCTGCAGTACGTCCTCTTCGGCGTCGTCCTCGCCTACGCGCTGGCGCCCGCGCAGCGACGGCTCGAACGCTACCTCGGGCCGACGATGGCCGCCGTGAGTCTGGTGATCGCCACGCTGGTGGTCGTCCTCGTACCGCTTGTCGTCGTGCTGTCGATCGCGATCCGACAGTCGTTCGGCGTCGTTCGAGCGATCCGCGACGGATCTATCGACGTCGAAGCGATCGAGGGGGAACTCGCGAATATCGGCCTCTCCGTCGACCTGATGACGCTCTACGAGTCCAACCAGGGCCGCATCGCGACGGCGCTCGAAGGGATCGGGAACGCGGCGCTCGGCGTGGTCGGCGGCGCGCCCGGCTTCTTCATCGGGGCGACGATCGCGCTGTTCGTGCTCTTCGGACTGCTGCGGGACGGCGGTCGACTGCTGGCCTGGCTCACGTGGGTGATCCCCGCGGACGACGAGGATCTCGGTTCCCTCTGGGCGGGGCTCGACGAACTCATGTGGGCGTCGATCGTCGGGAACGTCGCCGTCGCCGCCATCCAGGCGGTGCTGCTCGGCGTCGGGCTGGCCGTCGCGGGCGTGCCGTCCGTGATCTTTCTCACCGTCGCGACGTTCGTCCTCACGCTCCTTCCGCTCGTGGGCGCGTTCGCAGTCTGGGTCCCGGTCTCGGCGTACCTCCTCGCCGTCGGCCGACCGGTCGCCGCCGTCGGTATCGCCGTCTTCGGCCTCTTCGTCACCCTCTCCGATACGTACATTCGACCGGCGTTGATCGGCCGGACGGAGGCCTACAACGCCGTCACCGTCACCGTCGGCATCTTTGGCGGGCTGGTCGCCTTCGGCCCGGTCGGGTTGTTCCTCGGTCCCGTCGTCCTCGGCGGGGCGAAGCTCGCCCTCGACGCGTTCGCCGAGGAGCGAACCGGCGCGTCAGGACCCGAGACCCGTGGAGTCGAGGAGATCATCTCGAACCGCCAGGACGCGACCGGTGACGAAATTGAGGACCACGGATCGTCGGAGTGA
- a CDS encoding DUF2150 family protein has protein sequence MSNPPTEFYSAERWQNWIERIDDEEIDPEDEESARLLLNLQDDTAIAVAKIVSAYDDGQLDEEDVLEKLAEVREIVLSDVDIDDEETLMLVDGVQTSLVCVFYAAEEYVAGGPATDAEVGEYIRAAADAEAEDDLDAALGYVAQAGTLVIDGEEIDIAVAEEIEYGLVTEWVNGLDSLQNAMSDPEVVEEDDE, from the coding sequence ATGAGCAATCCCCCGACCGAATTCTACTCGGCCGAACGCTGGCAGAACTGGATCGAACGAATCGACGACGAGGAGATCGATCCGGAGGACGAGGAATCGGCCCGCCTGCTTCTGAACCTGCAGGACGACACGGCGATCGCCGTCGCGAAGATCGTCTCGGCCTACGACGACGGGCAACTGGACGAGGAGGACGTCCTCGAGAAACTCGCCGAAGTGCGCGAGATCGTGCTCTCGGACGTGGACATCGACGACGAGGAGACCCTGATGCTCGTCGACGGCGTCCAGACGAGCCTGGTCTGCGTCTTCTACGCCGCCGAGGAGTACGTCGCCGGCGGTCCGGCGACGGACGCCGAGGTGGGCGAGTACATCCGCGCGGCGGCCGACGCCGAGGCCGAGGACGACTTGGACGCGGCGCTGGGCTACGTCGCCCAGGCCGGCACGCTCGTCATCGACGGCGAGGAGATCGACATCGCCGTCGCCGAAGAGATCGAGTACGGCCTCGTCACGGAGTGGGTGAACGGACTCGACAGCCTCCAGAACGCGATGAGCGATCCGGAGGTCGTCGAGGAAGACGACGAGTAG